One window of Planococcus sp. MSAK28401 genomic DNA carries:
- a CDS encoding DUF5839 family protein, with product MSVENDNNTLSGFHLKNKKGEPLKVYPKSYNWHIPKMRRQLNIQPGDIVGVGKAKKPFLVTHVFREEFEETGKRYKRVTDLYERAPEKE from the coding sequence ATGTCAGTAGAAAACGACAACAATACACTTTCTGGTTTTCATTTGAAAAATAAAAAAGGGGAACCGTTGAAGGTATATCCAAAGTCATATAATTGGCATATTCCTAAGATGAGGCGCCAGTTAAATATTCAACCGGGCGACATTGTTGGAGTTGGCAAAGCAAAAAAACCATTTTTAGTGACACATGTTTTTCGAGAAGAGTTTGAAGAGACGGGAAAACGATACAAACGTGTCACGGATTTGTATGAACGAGCGCCTGAAAAGGAGTAG